The Corvus moneduloides isolate bCorMon1 chromosome 28, bCorMon1.pri, whole genome shotgun sequence genome includes the window GGTGATGAGCCGCTGCAGCTCCGtcagctccctgggcagcttcgAGAGCCCCTCCATCGCCAGCTCCATCCAGAGCGACCCGTGCAGTGAAATGATCAGCGGCACCATCAGCCCCAGCGAGCTGCCCGACAGCCCTGGGCAGACCATGCCCCCCAGCCGCAGCAAGACTCCCCTCTTCGAGCTGGGCTGCCAGCCAGAGAAGGAGACCAGCCAGTTCAACATCCAGTGGGAGAACAACGTCAAGAAGTTCATGGAGATCACCGACTTCAAGGAACGCTTCCAGCTGCCCCAGGACCTGGACTCCATGGTCTACTTCACGGTGGAGAAACCCAACGAGAACTTCTCGTGCGCCTCCAGCCTGAGCGCCCTGCCCCTCCACGAGCACTACGTCCAGAAGGACGTGGAGCTCAAGCTGATCCCCACCTTCCCAGAGAAGAACAGCCTGAACTTCGCAGCCCACGAGAAGCgggaggagcggcgggaggagCGGTACCTGGACGGCCGGCGAAGGGCCGAGTGCCCCGAGCCCCCCGACGACGACGACATCGAGATCCTCAAGGAGTGCATCAGCTCGGCCATGCCCTCCCGCTTCCGCAAGGTCAAGACCTCGCTGCTGTCCGGCCAGGTGCTGCACCCGCAGACCAAGAAGCCGGTGCACGTCCCCGTGTACATGCTGGTGCCGGCCCACGCCCACCCCGGTGTGCCCAAGCACCTGCGAGCCACCGCTCGCGACCTCTTCAAGGACGACGACTCCTTCACCGACTCGGCCGACGGGACCCCCGTGAACTTCTCCAGCGCCGCCTCGCTGAGCGACGAGACCCTGCGGTACCCGGCGGGCGAGGAGGCCGAACACCCCCTGCCCGAGCGGCGCCGCGAGCCTGGCACCATCCCGGCCCGCAGGGCCGCCTCCGGCAGCTCGGCGCCCGCCCGGCTCAGCTCTGCCGGAAAGGGCAAagcggggccgggccgcagCGAGGGGAAGCGGGGCCAGACCCTCCCGAagggcacagccagcctggagctgggggtgggcagggcCAGCGGTGCCCCCGGGAGGAAGGATGACGCCCTGGAGGACGGGGTGGTGTTCCAGTCGCTGTGCCACACCACGCCGACGGAGGAAGCCGTCTACTGCTTCTACGATCCGGATTTGGACGAGCTGCCcgaggcaggcagggatggttccagcagcaaagcccagccCGGCCGGGCGCCGCGCAGGGAGCGCTGGGGAGGCTCCGTCCCCCACAAGGACCCCGAGCCCGGTCCCCGTCCGGCAAAGACGAAGCCTCAAAACAACCTCATCGCCGACGAGACGCCACCGTGCTACTCCCTGAGCTCCTCCATGAGCTCCCTGAGCGACGCCAACCTCTCCGAGGGCGAGGAGCGGGGCCAGCCCTGCGGCAAAGCCACCTGGCCGCGGTCGGCCGCGGTGGGGCAGGCGCAGGGGGGCTcgcccagctcccccagcctcaATTCGGAGGATGatctgctgcagaaatgcatCGGCTCGGCCATGCCCAAACGCCGGCGGCCCACGGCTCGCCGCAGGCTAgtggagagaaagcagaagccGCCGGGCCCTGGCGGGAGGGAGCGGAAAGCCGAGGCCAGGCATCACCCCGAGGAGGAGGCCGGCTCCGACCGCGGCTCCGACCTGGACAGCGTGGAGTGGCAAGCCATCCAGGAGGGAGCCAACTCCATCGTCACCTGGCTGCACCAGGCTGCCGCCTCCCTGTCACGGGAGCCTTCCTCCGAGTCCGACTCCATCCTGTCCTTCATGTCGGGGCTCTCGGTGGGCTCCAcgctgcagctctccctgggcaggcaggagaagcagcGGCCCGGCAGCGCTTCCGGCCGGGACACGGCGAGGAGGGAGCACAGCAAGGGCCGGCCGGAGCGGAAGGAGGCGGCCGGTGCCCGTCCCGCCGGCCGTGCCAGCGCCAGGCCGGAGCGGAGCCCGGCGCCCGCCAAGCCGGTGCCCAACCTGCCCGTGGTGTTCCGCGGCAGGACCGTCATCTACATGCCCAGCCTGGCCAAAGATGCCCCCAGCCCACGGGCCACCCCGAAGAAGACCCCCGCGGCCAAGCCCGAGGCACGGCCGGCCAAGAACCTCTCTCTGAGCCAGCAGCGCTCGCGGAGCCTACACCGGCTGGGCAAACCCCCCGAGACCGGGGACCTGGCGCTGCCCAAGAGGAGCACGACCCCGCCCGCCCGCATCGGAAAAGGCCCCCCCTCCTCGGGCTCGTCCCGCACCTCCACGCCCTCCCAGCACGCCCCCAAGAAGCTGCCGTCGCCCTCCCAGGTCAACAAAATGGGCGGCCCGGCCGCGGGCAAGGCGGGCGGCTCCTCCTCCCCGCCGGGACCCCCGGCCAGAGCCCCGGCCCCCAAATCCCCGGCTCCCAGGCAGTCCAAGACGCAGAAATCGCCCGTGCGCATTCCCTTCATGCAGAAGCCCAGCAGGAAGGTgctgccgggccggggggcCATGCcggtgctggaggagcaggtCGATGGCTCCAAGGCTCGGcccggggggccggggggcagCCGGCTCAACCTGGTGCGGATGTCATCTGCCCGTTCCAGCGGGAGCGACTCGGACCGCTCCGGCTTCCTGCGCCAGCTCACCTTCATCAAGGAATCCTCGAGCCTGCTGCTGCGGCACCGCTCCGACCTGTCCCCGGCGCCACCGGCCACCTCGCTGCCCCGCCGGGGCTCCCCCCAGCGCAGCCACGGAGCCGCGCTCCCGGCCGTGTTCCTCTGCTCCTCCCGCTGCGACGAGCTCAAGGCGGCCAAACCGGCGAGCCCAGGCCAGCGGCCGCTCAtccccagagcccagcccgGCGGCAAAGCCACGGCCGGGGTCAAGCCGCCGCGCCGGACCAGCTCCGAGAGCCCGTCCCGGCTGCCGGTGAAGACCAGCGCGCCCGCGGCCGAGCCCTTCAAGCGCTACTCGTCCTCGCCCAACATCAGCGTGGCGCGGCGGGCGGCCAGCCCGTCCTCCGTGCGCTccgaggcggcggcgcggcggcggcagAACGAGCCGGCTCCCGGGGGGCCGCCGGGGAAGCCGCCGGTGGCGATGATGAAGGGCACGTGGCGGAGGATCCGGGACGAGGACATCCCGCACATCCTCAAGAGCACGCTGCCCTCCTCCGCGCTGCCGCTGGCGGGCTCCGGTGACGAGGAGTCCCCCGGCACCCCCGGTACCCCCGGCACGCCCAGGAAGACCAGCGACGCCGTGGTGCAGACCGAGGACTTCGCCACCTCCAAGACCAACTCCAGCACCTCTCCCACGCTGGAGACCCGCGACGGACCCCCGCACCCCCGCGTCACCGGTGATGGCGAAGCCCCCGCGCCCGCCAAGGCCGCCCTGCCCATCTCCTTCGGCCACGATGCGCCCGCCGGGACCTTCCCCGCCAGCCGGCACGGCTCCCCCAGCAAAGCCGCCCGTGTCACCCCCTTCAACTACGTCCCCAGCCCCATGGCGGTGACGGCGGTGGCCGACAAGGCGGTGGAGAAAATCCAAGCTTGATGATGCCCCAGTGAGGGTCCTGCGACACCTCCAGCCCCACGGGAGCTGGCCAGGACTGTGCTGGGGGCACACATGGGGAtttgggacagctggggacCAATGAGTCACCCCAACCCGCTGCTGGCCCCGGCTGGGGTCTTGCTGTGCTGAAGCATCACGATTGCCAGTGGCAAGGACTGGACAGAACTGGGAACGTGCCGGGTCTGACACCCCAAGCTGGGGCGATTCTCATGGACCATCTCCTGGTGCTGATGGACATCCAGGGACAAGCTGAGGTGGGGCCGTGTCCCCGCGTGCTCCCATCCCGCTCACCCAGGGGTTGAACCAGAGCCTGATCCCACATGCCGGGAAGCTGACACAGCCCACCCTGGTACCGGGAAAACCCCACACTCTCCAGCTTGTCTGGCACCAACTCTGGCTCTGCCAGCGATCACAGCTCATTTATTAACAGCGGAAGGGACTCAGGGGAGAAGCTTTGGAGGGGGAGATGGGGGCCAGGACCCCCgtttgtgctgctggaggctccTGATTGCTGCTGGGTGACCTGTGCCGGTCCGAGGTGGTGGCAGGTGGAAAtggtgcaggaggagctgggcaggggctcACAGGGGTGGCCGGGGTCCCGATGGGCTCATCCCGGGGGCTGCTCACAGGGTGCTGTCACCAGGCTggggggctgccctgggaggggacagggtgCTAAGCCAGCACCGGGATGCCCCAACCCCCAGGAAAGGGTCTGGGGTCCTTCACCTTCATCCGCAACCCCCCAGCCTCCCACCCCTGGGGCAGAAGAGCCTCGGCTCACAGCCAGGATGCCGGTGTGTCCTTGTGGATGTGGACACGAATCCATCCAGGACTGGATTACGCCCACGAGCACGGGGCCTCCCGGCCGCAAAaccccggggacacccccaCTTCTGCTGCCAGCCGGGCCCAGGTGCTGAGACTGGGGTGTGTGGGAAGTGCCTCGGCCCCTGGGAGCGGGATGGGCTTCAGAGGGACCCCCAATCCGGGTGGTCCCAGACCCCATGGATACCTCCCCGTCCTCCCGCCATCACTACCTGCTTCGGGTGGGGCCACCTTTGTGCCcccccatcccagtgctggggggtgcagggacagacACAGGGCTATGGGGACATGTGcaggggacacacctgggcgGCTGTGGGGACACAGTGAGGGGCTCTGGGTTGTTGCACTGGGGACATacagtggggacagggagacACCAGGACCGTGGGGAAAtgcagggtgtccccaaggatGTTCACTGGGGTTGTGGGGACGGGCACACCCCAGTGCCCACTGgagcccccctgccctggcagtggccggcactgaaggaaaaggtggaaaatcccaggagcagcactcCCAAGTGCTGTAAGGGAGCACAGGGGTGGCAGGAGGGCCAGCATCACCTCCCGGGGTCCGAGCCACtgccctccccctcctccatgGACAATCCTGCCGAGCTCCGCTCCCCGTCACTGTATCTATGTACTAAGGATGTTATTTTACCAGACTCTGGACAGTATTCCCAATTAAAAGCCAACCTGTGTAAATAGGAAGGGGTGTTCTGTCTATCCCTGGGGGCAGCCCCTCCGCAGAGTTTTCTGGATCCATTTCTTGTACTTCACGGTCGAGGTGGCCACTGGCGGCTTGAAAAGGTTAGTGGCGTCCCGGCTGCTGAAGGACATGACGCCGGCCACTGCCGGCCGCTTCCCGCACACCAACGGGCCCCCCGAGTCACCCTGAGGGCGGGGGGGACACCGGAAAGTGAACCCcgagcaggggacagggacccccacCATGGCCAGGGGGACATCTCACCTGCTCAGGGTGAACGccctccccgcagccccccgcAACCCGCACCGGGGCTCGGGGTGGGCAGAGCTTTATAGCCCTTGGACCCCCAAACCCTCACCTTGGAGGGTGCCGAGCCGCGGTGCTCTCCCTGGAAGCAGATCATGGTGCGGGCGATGTGGCCGTTCCAGAAGCGGCTGTTGTTGCACATCTGCGCGTCCATCACCttcacctccagctcctgcagggtgGGCGACAGCTTCTGGCGCTCGCTGTCCAGGACCCCCCAGCCCGCCAGGCTGCACCGCGCTCCCAGCGCTGGCTCCCGGCTCGGCAGCGAGATGAGACCCCGTGTCCTGCTCAGTGTCACCGTCCCCTCCAGCTGCGGACGGGGGGCCGTGTCAGATCTCCCCCCACAGGCGGAGGGGTTGGCGGGGAGCACCCCAATGCCGTGGGTGGCGGGCTAAAGGGGAGCCCCCAATCGCGCAGGGGAGGGGTCGAGAGGGAGCATCCCCATGCCGCAGGTGAGGGGGCGGAGGACGAGCCCCCCAAGGCCGCGGATCGAAGGCGGAGCACCGAGGCGGTGCAGCGCCTGTGGGAGCGGGGAGATGACACCCAGGTGTGAAAGTTCTTGGGGGTGAGAAGCGGAAATGTCACCGAGCCGCCCTGGCTGCGAGCGCAGCTGCGCCGACACCGTGCGAACCCCCCGCCCCTTCCCCGCAGCGCTtcccggcaccgccgccgcTCCAGCCCCGCCTCGGAGCCTTCCCCGCGGCCGGCCCGAgccccacctggagcaggagcaggtcGTTCTCCATCGTATCTCCGTCGTAGCCGGGGTGGGGACAGGCAGCCCGGATGGGGAATCTCTGCACGTCCTCCCCGCTATCCCGCAATTTGTGCAGccccaccaccagctccagctTATCCCACGACCTGCTCCGCACCGGTAGTGGTGTCAGCCCGGTGCCGGTCACTCGGAGCCCCACCCAGAGCCCGGTCTCTTCCCCGGGCAGGACACCCATGCCGGACTCACCCCCGACGCAGGCAGTGCGCGGCCGTCAGCGCCCAGCGCCGGtgcagcagcgctgccccgcaGATGTGAACCCTCCTGAACTGGAGGGATGCCATATAGGGCCGGGAGTGGGGTTTGGCCTCGCGTCCCCCGATGATGGACGACTGGAGCCAGGTCCCGTCCCCACCAGCACCTGCCACCGCCCCGGCAAGTGACTCCGAGCCCCCGCTGGCCACGCTGGACCCATGGCCCCGGTGCTCACCCCAAGGGAggggcggcagcagcagcagcagcagcagcagtggccccaggcagcccctcgcccccatcctgcctgctccGCGTCTCCTGGTGCTGGTCCCGAGCTGGAGCGGTGCTGGAGGAGCCCCAGGTCACGTGTGacagcggagcagggcagcagcggGGCACAGATCGCGCTCAggggggcaggaaggggaagcAGCACCCACAAGGTAACACCTGTGGGGGTGGGAAACACCCACGGCCCCTTCTTTGCAGACAGAAAGCGGCACTTTCAGCTCGCCAGAAAACGGGGGTTTATGAGATTTATGACAACCCACAGTGCTGGGTGACCCATTCCCACCACCTTTATTAGCAAAACAGGGCAGTTGTCACACCATGGGGCCATGCTGGCCCCCAACCCAGCCCCCTCAGTGGTCCCTCAGTTCGTCCCCTTGGGTGGGACCCGCCTGGCCCTGCTCCCTGGGTGGGACCTCAGGCTGGCCAGGAGCCGCTGGAAGAAGAACTCATTCTGGTATTCCAGCGGGatgaggtgctgcaggaacGGGGGCACCTCGGCTCTGGTCACCCCCACGCACACGGGGACCACCTTGGTGCCGCGCTGGTGGATATTGCGGAACAGGCTCCACTGGGACACGCGCTGGCACCACCGGTCGCCCACGGACTTGGCTGAGAGGAGCAGGATGGCCACCCGGCTAGCCTCAATGGCCTCCACGGCCGTTGAGATGACGGACGTCCCGGCCACTTGGTCCTGGTGCTCGGTGAAGCCCCGAAATCCCTCTTCCCTCAGGCGCTCCGCGATGCGGGCGGCGACGTGGTCATCCTCAGGGAAGTACCAGAGGGAAAAGTCGTAGGGGACAGAGGACGTGCCACCCGCGGGGGACATGGCAGCCAGTTCAGGGGGGCAAGCCTTTGTTCCAGCACCGGGAAGGTGCCGCTGTGCTGGACTGGCGGATCCCAGCGTTCCTTGGGAGAAGGTCACTGGGGTGGCACAGCCGGGGCTGTCCTGGCAAATCCGGATCCTCCCAGTGCAAACGGTTCTGGGAAGGTGAAACCACAGCGTGAGGTGTCCCGAGGCGCCCACCGCAGTCCCTCAGAACACCTTCTGCTTCATTTCCGTGATCCGACGATCCAGCGCCTCTCCGACCCTCTCCAGCTCCCGGCGCCGCTCCCGCAGCTGCTCCCGGGCTTCCTGCAGCCGCTGGTTCATGCCCACGTAGGAGCGGACCTGCTGGTACAGCCGCTCCCGCTCCTCGGCCGCGGGCTCGGGGCAGCCTGGCGGGCAGAGCGGGGGCtcagcggggctgggggtgtccccacgccccccctctctccccaccgCGGGCTCACCTGGAGCGGGGCCGTGGTCctgggggggctcgggggggaGGACGAAGACGGGGTCGGTCGGGGGAGCGCCCTGCACGTCGGCCAGGATCTGCTCCAcgctggggggctcagggcgGGTGGGCAGCACCCGCTTGGCCTTGGAGCTCATCACGGGGGAGGCTCATGCGGGAGGGGCTGAGGATGGGGGCGGGGTGTGAAGGCGCTGCGCTGCCCCCACCCCGGACAGACAGACGGACACTCCCCCCTTTTGCTCTCTCAgaccctctgtgctgccatttgGACAGACAGACGGACCTCCCGCAGCAAGCAGAGTCCTCTCACTGTCCCCCCGGAtggacaaacaaacaaagccccccccccgccaccTTCCCCGccggacagacagacagacagacagacacctGCCCTCCCCCCAAACAGACACACAGATTCCCCCCCCAGACAGACCGACTCCCTTCCCCCAGACTAACAGACACCCTCCTCCCGCCCTTTGGACAGACAGATAGACGGACAGacctctcctttccccccctcccgccgctggacagacagacacagccCCACCCCCGCACAGACCAACCGGCTCCCTCCGCCCCCCGGACACACAGACGGAGCCCCCGATCCCTCCCACCGGACAGACCGACCCCCCGGTACCGCAGACGGACCGACGGACCGACCCTCCCCGTTCCGGCCACCGTCCGGCCGCACTTCCGCCACGCCCATTTACGTCATCGGCGGGAGCCCCACCCATTCCCCGAAGCTCCGCCCCCACGCCGCTCTTAAAGGCGCCGCGCGGTGTCACGGAACACGCGGGAGCGGCGCTTCGTGGGCACCGGGGTTTATTGCGGGAACGGGGGAACAACAGACTGGGGCTGGAGAAACTCGGGATCCCGGACGGGTACAGCCCGGGGTGGCCGGTACCGGTAACAGGGCCACGGTGCCGGTACTGGGAGCACGGTGCCGGTACCGGCGTCTGTATGGGGAAACGGTGCCAGAACGGGGGATGCCGGTACCAGTACCGGGCCATGGTGCCGGTACTGGCGTCTGTAGTGCCGGTATGGGGGAATTCGGTGCCAGAACGAGGGTTGCCGGTACCAGTATTGGGAGCGTAGTGCCGGTACTGGGGCCGCGGGTACCGGTACCGGTCCCAGTACCGGGGCTGTAGTGCCGGTATCAGCCAGAGGCACCGATGCGCCTCTTACTTCGCCTTCTCCACTAACTCTGCCAGGGTCAGGGTTGCTCTGGCGCCTGCGGAGACACGGATGGCGTTAGTGCCCGTCCCCGGGGCAGTGACCGGTGTCCTGGGGCactgcccggcccggccccgcgtcAGCGTCCCGTTCCCTCCCTGTCCCGCTGAGCACGGGGGTGACAGCCGGCCCTGCCCTCCCCGCACGTGGGGGGCTCCGGAGGGGAGCCCCAGGTCTGCAGCAGCGCTGAGGAGCACGTGGAcccagggatggacacagggatggacaATGGATGGACACACGGATGGACAATGGATGGACAATGGATAGACACACGGATGGGGTCTGGCTACGGAGAAGCGGGAGGGAAGCGCCTGCTCTACCCACGCCACGGGAGAAAGGGCCGGTTGTGCGGGAGCCGCGCCGGTGGCTGCGGGAGCGGTGCCACGGCGGACACGAAAGACGCGGCGGGCGCCtggcacggcccggccccgtCCCCCCGAGGCGGCACCGGGAGCCGCGGCTCGTTACATACGGACAGGCTGGGCTGCGGGGCCACCCCGGCTGCCAGCCGGGCTCTGCTGTTGGCCAAAGACTGCAGGACTGGACCGTGCGGcgcagagaggagagagaggttAGAGAGGGGACTGTGACCCTCCCCCGGGGCTCCTGGCACGGGGCTGCGGCAGCACGGCCCATGGGCACGGAGAAATAATCACTTGCTGGTAATGAAACCGAGCTGCTCACGCCCCTGCGCTGGGAAAACCCGGACAACAGGGGGACCTGAGTTACCTTCTCGGGTGACAACGGAGGCCGCGTCCAGGGCCTTGGCGCCGATGTCACCCATCATGTAGTCCACGGTCTGGTGGTGCTTGAGGAAGCAGGGCCGGATGAAGCTGTGGTAGATGATGAGGGAGCCGTTCCAGGGCACGGGGGCCATGCACCACACCAGGAACAGGCACTGCGGGGACAGGAggggctcagctgctccagtgccccCCAGCCTGGTCCAACAGCAGCGCCCAGTGCTGGAGCTCACAGGATCTGAGCCGGTTGCAGCCCCATCAGCGCCCTGCTAACGGGTCAGAGCCCACCACAATCAGCTCCTCCCTGTTCAGCCATGGGGTGAGAGGAGCCCGGCACAGCCGTTACCTTCCCGACGTAGTAGAAGGGGAACCAGTAGAGGAAAAGGTCGGAGAAGAACTCCGCGACGCTGAAGACGCCGTAGACCACCCAGTACGTAAGCCACAGGGTGTCAtcctccttgctgctgctctcgATGGCTTTGATGCTGcggcaggagaggggaaggacaTGGCTGCTGCAGTCCCTGGGATGGGCTCCaccttcccaaatcctccaAAACCCTGGAGGGAACCTGCCCGCTGGGCACTCCTGCCCCCGAGCTGGCACAATCCCAGCCTTTCCAGGAAAAGTCTCAAGAGCTTCCCAGCCATGATTGCCTCTTCACGGAGCAGGGAGACCCTCAGCTAAGGGCAGGGAACGCTCTCCTGGTGCCGGGACAGGTACTTACGAGACGTAGGCGGGGTAGACGAAGCCGATGATGTTGCAGATCAGGGAAGCGCCATAGCCGAACATGAGGTACAGCCCCAGGAAAGCCACGGAACCTGCGGGGGACAGAGGACGGGCTCGTACCTGCTGTCACCTGGGAGAGCGGGATTCTCATCCCAGAGTGGCCACGGGCACGTTGCCAGGAGATAACAACCACCCCCCAATTAATTCCACGACACCGACACCGCTCGGTGTAACGAGGCACGTGGCAGAGTCCCGCTCTCCCGAGGGACCCGTGACCTGCTCCTGCCACCGTTCGTCCCCTCCCCTGGCCCCGGATGGGACTTTACCACCCCAATCTCGCAGCACTTTTGCCCCTGGAGCGGGGCCAGGGCGGCAGGAACGGGAGACGCTGACAACGCACCCATGGTCCAAAGTCAAGGCCCCGCTCGTCTCCCCCGCGCGCGGGGCCCGGAGCCTCTCGGCATTCCCAGATCTCCCGCTCAAGGACGAGCCCTGCTCCCGGATCAGCCGCCCGGGATCGCGGCTCCTCCCGCGGGCGCTCCCCGTGGCTGAGCAGCCGCCGGCGGAGGAAGGGTTGGCTCCCCTGGGAGCGGCAATCCAATCCAGTTTCCCTGCTACTCAATTGGATCGTTAAATTAAATGTGAGCCAGAGGGTTTGGTGGCCTGGAGCCTGCCCAGCGCTCGGACACTCGCGGGAGgttggagcagcagagctgggagagagcCCGGATGGGGAAGGTGGCACAGGGAGATCTTGGGGTGGAAACCACGGCAGAGCCTCGCTCGCAGCGGGGCTCAGAGGGCAGGAAAACCTCAGGGATACACAGCATGGAGCAATTTgtccagcccagcagcttctccccagccctggaacaactcctccatcagcagcaggaaagctggGAATTAACCTGTCTGTGCTGATGAATTAGAGGAAAGTCCTTGCTGGGGAttatccctgctctgctcactgcagcaTTCCTGGGCTGAGCTCCGGCCCCGATCcggggcacccacagctccgGGTCTTTCCCGGGAGACGGGCAGGAGCAACGTGGCTTTGGAGCAATCCCAAACGTCCCTCCAAGGAGGGCAGGCGggcccaggcagtgctgggtttcATTCCCCAAGAGCCTTAGAAGGGATTTCACAGGATTTTAACCCCAGAGAAATTTATGTAACAGCAAAAACCGAGGGAAAGGCTCCGCTGAGGGAGCGTGGTGCTGCCCAGAGGCCACAgaggttgctccaaaccccagccCATGGGTTCAAACACAAATTAAGGATTGCTCCAGAGCCTTGGGAGGGAGCAATTGGGAATTTTTAGttagcagcagcttctcctttcCAGGACAGAGATCCAGAAGGTGGAACCATCACTTTTTGGTGCATCCACTCCTGTCCTACTCCGAAAGTCCATCACGGCCAAGCCTGACCAAATCCCCAGGATTATTTTGCTTGGAAGACACCTGAGTGGCACCACATCCTGCACAGCAGCACGTGCTCCTTCACCGACACTTTTCCCCCTCAGAGTGGGAaaaccagccctgctggcaggtGAAGGGCCAGGAAACCACACGTGGAGGCcaaaggcctggagggacacaGGAAACAGGGAAGCCCCTCCTGGGAGGTTCGATACGAAATCTCAAATTGGAACATGCAGACAAGGCCCGTTTAAGTTGGCAGAGAGGGCACAAGGCTGAGGGTCAGAGGAGAGGGGGCACGGCGTGCCAGGAGGAGGATCCCTGGGAAGAATCCGGCTGGTTCCTCATTAATGAACAACTGGGATCCGGTTAAAGGCCGGATCCCCACAGTCCCACCTGTGGAACACAGGGGCGAGCTCCCATCCCCAGTGCGGGTCTGACACACCACGACCTGGGGGCTCACCCAGAACGGGCACCCCCCTCTGTCAGGGGCCAGGGGTCTCGAGGGTCTGTCTAACACCTCTGACCCTCGAATCCtgcaggttttggggtttcGGGATTTCGCACCTGCCGAAGGTGAGGACGGTGCGGTGACAGCGGTGTcacccccggcacccccagccccctcccagcacGGCCCCGCTCCGCACCCCCaacctcccctgccctgcctgccctccccgTGCCCCCGTGCTGAGCCCAGAGCCACGGTGAGGGGCTGCCAAGGCGCCTCAGGATACAGGAGAGAAGGGGACAGAACGGGAGGACCGGGGAGGCCCCGCGGTACCGGTCGCACCTGTGGCCAGGTAGAGCCGTTGAACGCCGGTACGGGCTTCTAATTGACCCAGCAGGTCGCCGATCGGGCCGGGGCTGTGGAGGAAGCGCTGCAGGCGCTGCTGCATCGAGCCCATGGCGGCGGTGGCGATGATGAAGGCGGCAGCGGTGGCCCCGGAGCGGCCCCGGACCGACCCCGCGCCCCGGTCAGAGGCGGCCGGTGGGGGCGTGGCCAACGAgagggcggggcggggccaggcgggggcggggccggcagGGCGGAGGGGCGGGGTTAACGCTGGGGCGTGGCCAATGAGAAGGCGGGGGGATCAAGGCAGGCCAATCAGGCGAGGCCGTgcggaggggcggggccgaCGCCGTTGCCATGGCAACGCGCGCAGCGGCGGCGCGGCCTCATGGCGGCTTGGCCCAGGCCCCGCCCGGTGCCGTCGCTGTTCCCGGTGCTGTTCGCGCTGCTCGTGGTGGCTGCCACCGCTTCCTCGAGCCCCGCCAAGCCCCGCGTCTACCTGAGCAGCTGGGCCGTGCGGGtggcggcggggctgcgggacgCCCGGGCCCTGGCCCGCCGGCACGGGCTGCTCTATCTAGGCCAGGTGCGGCCTGGGCGGGGGAAGGCGGGCCCAGCCCACCTCGTGTGCCCCGGGTCCGACCTTTTTGCTCGTACCTGCCCTGTGTCGCCATTGTTTGTCCCCTTCACTTGTCcagtgggcagggacaccttccactagaccaggttgctccaagccccggcCAACCCGGCCTCGAACATTTCCTGGGAATCTGGGAATCTGTGCCAGTGTtcccccaccctcacagcactCTGCTTCTGAACATGCAGGGGTGAGCAAGGGACCCCCAAGGGAACACACCCCCATGTCAGGGCTCCATTCTGTCTC containing:
- the LOC116435985 gene encoding granzyme M-like isoform X2, yielding MGARGCLGPLLLLLLLLPPLPWGEHRGHGSSVASGGSESLAGAVAGAGGDGTWLQSSIIGGREAKPHSRPYMASLQFRRVHICGAALLHRRWALTAAHCLRRGSWDKLELVVGLHKLRDSGEDVQRFPIRAACPHPGYDGDTMENDLLLLQELEVKVMDAQMCNNSRFWNGHIARTMICFQGEHRGSAPSKGDSGGPLVCGKRPAVAGVMSFSSRDATNLFKPPVATSTVKYKKWIQKTLRRGCPQG
- the C28H19orf25 gene encoding UPF0449 protein C19orf25 homolog — translated: MSSKAKRVLPTRPEPPSVEQILADVQGAPPTDPVFVLPPEPPQDHGPAPGCPEPAAEERERLYQQVRSYVGMNQRLQEAREQLRERRRELERVGEALDRRITEMKQKVF
- the REEP6 gene encoding receptor expression-enhancing protein 6 isoform X3; protein product: MGSVAFLGLYLMFGYGASLICNIIGFVYPAYVSIKAIESSSKEDDTLWLTYWVVYGVFSVAEFFSDLFLYWFPFYYVGKCLFLVWCMAPVPWNGSLIIYHSFIRPCFLKHHQTVDYMMGDIGAKALDAASVVTREVLQSLANSRARLAAGVAPQPSLSAPEQP
- the REEP6 gene encoding receptor expression-enhancing protein 6 isoform X2; this translates as MGSMQQRLQRFLHSPGPIGDLLGQLEARTGVQRLYLATGSVAFLGLYLMFGYGASLICNIIGFVYPAYVSIKAIESSSKEDDTLWLTYWVVYGVFSVAEFFSDLFLYWFPFYYVGKCLFLVWCMAPVPWNGSLIIYHSFIRPCFLKHHQTVDYMMGDIGAKALDAASVVTREGARATLTLAELVEKAK
- the REEP6 gene encoding receptor expression-enhancing protein 6 isoform X1, with the protein product MGSMQQRLQRFLHSPGPIGDLLGQLEARTGVQRLYLATGSVAFLGLYLMFGYGASLICNIIGFVYPAYVSIKAIESSSKEDDTLWLTYWVVYGVFSVAEFFSDLFLYWFPFYYVGKCLFLVWCMAPVPWNGSLIIYHSFIRPCFLKHHQTVDYMMGDIGAKALDAASVVTREVLQSLANSRARLAAGVAPQPSLSAPEQP
- the LOC116435985 gene encoding granzyme M-like isoform X1, whose amino-acid sequence is MGARGCLGPLLLLLLLLPPLPWGEHRGHGSSVASGGSESLAGAVAGAGGDGTWLQSSIIGGREAKPHSRPYMASLQFRRVHICGAALLHRRWALTAAHCLRRGSWDKLELVVGLHKLRDSGEDVQRFPIRAACPHPGYDGDTMENDLLLLQLEGTVTLSRTRGLISLPSREPALGARCSLAGWGVLDSERQKLSPTLQELEVKVMDAQMCNNSRFWNGHIARTMICFQGEHRGSAPSKGDSGGPLVCGKRPAVAGVMSFSSRDATNLFKPPVATSTVKYKKWIQKTLRRGCPQG